In one Methanomicrobia archaeon genomic region, the following are encoded:
- a CDS encoding class I SAM-dependent methyltransferase: MSASRKTTMMAMDAEQDPLPIAIHNLGTELHPRFRHVRCAICGAEQYACVGRPSIEERFRPALVARTVSIVRCHCCGFFYTQPMPLWDLAALQKIYGQDYFPELSSWWQAVKTTHNPQRRLNRLEYHARCPIHTFLEVGCGLGYGLREARQRGWEVHGQEVSSFFADTVKRSLGIEVFLGFLEEAKYPDHYFDAIYLDSVLEHLPEPLGMLRELRRILSPQGVLFLTVTNQAALVARVRNTVSKVLCPETSPFLSPFAYPLSCCRVYRVVAAESMRPCRVRGERACNPRGHPGVAEVTTIGAYRQSADRDYAFTTILSAR, from the coding sequence GTGAGTGCGTCGAGGAAGACCACCATGATGGCTATGGACGCTGAACAGGACCCTTTACCGATCGCCATCCATAACCTGGGCACTGAACTGCACCCGCGGTTTCGGCATGTTCGGTGCGCTATCTGTGGTGCCGAGCAGTACGCGTGTGTGGGGCGCCCCAGTATAGAGGAGCGGTTCCGCCCGGCCCTCGTGGCACGTACCGTCTCCATCGTGAGATGTCACTGCTGTGGTTTCTTTTACACCCAGCCGATGCCGTTGTGGGATCTTGCAGCGCTTCAGAAGATCTACGGGCAGGACTATTTCCCTGAACTGAGCTCCTGGTGGCAAGCGGTAAAAACAACGCACAACCCGCAGCGGCGGCTTAATCGCCTCGAATACCACGCCCGGTGTCCCATTCACACGTTCCTTGAGGTCGGGTGCGGGCTCGGTTACGGTTTGCGCGAGGCACGCCAGCGCGGCTGGGAGGTTCATGGGCAGGAGGTCTCGTCCTTCTTTGCGGACACCGTGAAACGCTCGCTGGGGATTGAGGTGTTCCTCGGCTTCCTGGAAGAGGCGAAGTATCCAGACCACTACTTTGATGCTATTTATCTTGACAGTGTGCTCGAGCATCTCCCGGAACCGCTGGGGATGCTCCGGGAGCTCCGCCGGATACTGAGCCCGCAGGGCGTGCTCTTTCTCACTGTGACGAACCAGGCGGCACTCGTAGCGCGAGTCCGTAACACCGTCTCGAAAGTGCTCTGTCCCGAAACGTCACCCTTCTTGAGTCCATTTGCATACCCCCTATCATGTTGTAGGGTTTACCGAGTCGTCGCTGCGGAAAGCATGCGACCGTGTCGGGTTCGAGGTGAGAGAGCTTGTAATCCGCGCGGGCACCCAGGAGTGGCGGAAGTTACCACTATCGGTGCGTACCGGCAGAGCGCTGAT
- a CDS encoding CDP-alcohol phosphatidyltransferase family protein: MQLTVDMKGLLGKSAGDTLLIGLLMLLGVATIFAFRFALGLRYIGAVVAAYLLFTSAVLVTWPRHPPQLKFGIANGVTLLRAIGVCLIVGTLALDTLRPQLVWMVAGIAGCNLLLDGCDGRLARHYGITSAFGARFDMDVDALLIMVLCVVLVVHYDMAVWVLAIGLLRYFFEGAGLLRPWLRAPLTTSTRGRVIGSYQICTLIVALVSRPTIVREILLVSALLLLIYSFTIDIWSLYRRATHALPALSSNR, translated from the coding sequence ATGCAGCTCACAGTGGATATGAAGGGGTTGCTCGGCAAGAGCGCGGGAGATACGCTCTTAATAGGATTATTGATGCTGCTGGGCGTGGCAACCATATTTGCGTTCCGGTTCGCGCTTGGTTTGCGGTATATCGGTGCCGTTGTCGCGGCGTATCTTCTTTTCACATCGGCGGTTCTCGTGACATGGCCACGGCATCCGCCTCAGCTCAAGTTCGGGATTGCGAACGGGGTGACCTTACTGCGGGCTATTGGTGTCTGCCTGATTGTGGGTACGCTTGCTCTGGATACATTACGGCCCCAGCTCGTCTGGATGGTTGCCGGCATAGCAGGATGTAACCTACTGCTCGACGGCTGTGATGGCCGACTCGCCCGGCATTACGGGATCACTTCGGCCTTCGGCGCACGCTTTGATATGGACGTTGATGCGCTGCTGATCATGGTTTTGTGTGTGGTGCTGGTCGTCCATTATGACATGGCCGTATGGGTACTGGCAATCGGGCTTTTACGGTATTTTTTCGAGGGTGCCGGGCTGCTCAGGCCCTGGCTTCGTGCACCTTTAACAACCAGTACGCGGGGCAGAGTTATCGGATCCTATCAGATATGTACGCTGATAGTGGCGCTTGTATCACGGCCCACAATAGTGCGCGAAATACTGCTGGTCTCTGCTCTACTGCTGCTGATATATTCCTTCACGATCGATATTTGGTCGTTATACCGGCGTGCTACGCACGCGTTACCAGCACTGAGCAGCAACAGATAG
- a CDS encoding DUF2769 domain-containing protein encodes MHASKQARRWNKMMKVSDTPENMKQCICPSCPSYNECMKTGMEGLFCARGKTGCDLKREGCICGQCPVHSTYHLLGGYYCAVGTGWDEDLGKAIKTLIGASFVPFKVAADIATGVSKNIEDAIPQPTKVASSIIDGRIWTLKTITKAIEKEIAELQEYKKKLEVEEEQKKESVKVE; translated from the coding sequence ATGCACGCAAGCAAGCAAGCAAGGAGGTGGAATAAGATGATGAAGGTATCCGATACCCCTGAAAATATGAAGCAGTGCATCTGTCCGAGCTGTCCCAGTTATAACGAGTGCATGAAGACGGGCATGGAAGGGCTCTTCTGCGCGCGCGGCAAGACCGGCTGCGACCTGAAACGTGAGGGCTGCATCTGCGGCCAGTGCCCCGTCCACAGCACGTATCATCTCCTCGGTGGTTATTACTGTGCCGTCGGCACCGGCTGGGACGAAGACCTGGGCAAAGCGATCAAGACGCTCATCGGCGCCTCGTTCGTACCGTTCAAAGTCGCGGCCGATATCGCAACCGGCGTCTCCAAGAACATCGAGGACGCGATCCCGCAACCGACGAAGGTCGCCTCTTCGATCATCGATGGTCGCATCTGGACCCTGAAGACCATCACGAAAGCGATCGAGAAGGAGATCGCGGAGCTCCAGGAGTACAAGAAGAAGCTGGAAGTCGAAGAGGAGCAGAAGAAGGAATCAGTTAAGGTCGAATAA
- a CDS encoding tRNA (guanine(10)-N(2))-dimethyltransferase: protein MFTELTEGTTRIIVPEQHLTHSMFYNPRMELCRDIDVASLAVFLASSPSPALSYVDALAGTGARGVRVAHEVGALDVTVNDHSTPAFELITRNIHVNGVENSATASHDNANVLLHRTHYDIVDLDPFGSPVPFLDAACQSAKKLLLVTATDTAPLCGAHTGGLRNYGARPLNTEYHAEMGTRVLLGKVTRELARHDKAVKPLLSYAAVHFIRLIMQVERGAKKADASVSRLGFIAHCFTCGHRFAFPCRDLLNLNTSNQCACCGAMLQLSGPLYTHPIKDPAFCERVHTDLATRPLGQQREAMKILHTSIHELDIPFFFEHHALCKALRIQPPPLIALIDALEENGFEASRTIFAATGIKTNARINELQAILQRL from the coding sequence ATGTTCACCGAACTTACCGAAGGTACCACCCGCATCATTGTCCCTGAGCAGCACCTCACCCATTCGATGTTCTACAATCCCCGGATGGAACTCTGTCGCGACATTGATGTCGCCTCTCTCGCCGTCTTTCTCGCTTCATCACCATCACCCGCCCTTAGTTATGTGGACGCACTCGCTGGCACCGGGGCACGCGGCGTCCGCGTTGCTCATGAAGTCGGTGCCCTGGACGTGACCGTCAACGACCACAGCACGCCCGCGTTCGAGCTCATCACCCGTAATATTCACGTGAACGGCGTCGAAAACAGCGCAACCGCATCGCACGATAACGCGAACGTTCTGCTGCACCGCACGCATTACGATATTGTCGATCTCGACCCTTTCGGGTCGCCGGTTCCTTTTCTCGACGCGGCTTGCCAGTCAGCAAAAAAACTGCTGTTGGTGACGGCCACGGACACGGCGCCGTTGTGCGGCGCGCACACCGGCGGCCTGCGGAACTACGGCGCGCGACCATTGAACACTGAGTATCACGCCGAGATGGGCACGCGCGTTCTGTTGGGCAAGGTCACCCGCGAGCTCGCCCGGCACGACAAGGCCGTTAAACCACTCCTCTCGTACGCCGCCGTGCATTTCATTCGGCTCATCATGCAGGTCGAAAGAGGCGCGAAAAAGGCTGATGCGTCCGTGTCACGGCTCGGGTTCATCGCGCACTGCTTCACCTGCGGCCACCGGTTCGCCTTCCCCTGCCGCGACCTGCTGAATCTGAACACCTCCAACCAATGCGCGTGCTGTGGCGCGATGCTGCAGCTTTCCGGGCCGTTGTATACCCATCCGATCAAGGATCCTGCCTTCTGCGAGCGTGTCCATACAGACCTGGCAACCCGACCGCTCGGTCAGCAGCGTGAGGCGATGAAGATCCTGCACACCAGCATCCACGAGCTTGACATACCCTTCTTCTTCGAGCACCATGCGCTCTGCAAAGCATTGAGGATCCAGCCACCACCGCTCATCGCGCTTATCGATGCGCTGGAAGAGAACGGGTTCGAGGCCAGTCGCACGATCTTCGCCGCGACCGGGATCAAGACGAACGCGCGGATCAACGAGCTACAGGCGATTTTGCAACGGCTGTAA
- a CDS encoding DUF4065 domain-containing protein — MWGRPYSSSSFTSRISIIYYELYEEKLTGELYRKLEHGPAPSHFDYAVRELEAEGKIETTVVAFGTFDQQKFRPVKKPSLDLLTANELQVIENDIAKYCSMNATQISAFSHRDIPYKATAEGDIIDYELVFYRDALFSVREYEED; from the coding sequence ATGTGGGGAAGACCGTACTCTTCAAGCTCCTTTACTTCTCGGATTTCGATTATATACTACGAGCTGTACGAGGAGAAGTTAACCGGCGAATTGTATCGCAAGTTGGAGCACGGGCCAGCGCCGAGCCATTTTGATTACGCGGTGCGGGAACTGGAAGCAGAGGGAAAAATCGAGACCACTGTTGTGGCGTTCGGCACGTTCGACCAGCAGAAATTCCGCCCCGTTAAAAAGCCATCACTGGATCTGCTGACGGCAAATGAGCTCCAGGTCATCGAGAATGATATCGCGAAATACTGCAGTATGAATGCAACACAGATAAGCGCATTTTCCCACCGAGATATACCGTATAAAGCAACTGCCGAGGGCGATATTATCGACTACGAATTGGTATTCTACAGAGACGCCCTGTTCTCTGTCCGAGAATACGAGGAGGACTGA
- a CDS encoding N-acetyltransferase, with the protein MHRALYHLLLEDMKGLEILEFDPAYAADFKRLNLVWLERYFQVEPLDRTVLSDPEETIIKPGGMVFFALLNGAVVGTCALIRHTEGLFELSKMAVADAHQRKGIGTQLLSHAIAWARSQSIAKLFVETNTVLESAVRLYQRIGFRITAHDRADAHYDRTNLKLELDLQQ; encoded by the coding sequence ATGCACAGGGCACTATACCATTTACTGCTGGAGGACATGAAGGGCCTGGAAATACTCGAGTTTGACCCGGCCTATGCGGCCGATTTCAAGCGCCTGAATCTGGTCTGGCTGGAGCGATATTTCCAGGTGGAGCCCTTGGACAGAACTGTCTTGAGCGACCCGGAGGAAACGATCATTAAACCGGGTGGCATGGTCTTCTTTGCACTCCTCAATGGTGCGGTGGTGGGCACCTGCGCGCTTATCAGGCACACTGAGGGGCTCTTCGAGCTCTCTAAGATGGCCGTTGCGGATGCACATCAGAGAAAAGGCATCGGCACGCAGCTCCTCAGCCATGCCATCGCGTGGGCGCGATCGCAGTCGATAGCGAAGCTCTTCGTGGAGACCAATACGGTACTGGAAAGCGCCGTGCGGCTCTATCAGCGCATCGGGTTCCGCATAACCGCACACGACCGCGCGGACGCACACTATGACAGAACCAATCTCAAATTGGAGCTCGATCTGCAACAGTAG